The Calditerricola satsumensis genome includes a window with the following:
- a CDS encoding KH domain-containing protein, with protein MKALVELIAKALVDHPDDVCVREVVQGRTVVYKVSVHPDDVGKVIGKQGRTAKALRTVVSGVAAREGKRVSVDIL; from the coding sequence ATGAAGGCGCTGGTCGAGCTGATTGCCAAGGCGTTGGTGGACCACCCGGACGACGTGTGCGTGCGAGAGGTGGTGCAAGGCCGGACGGTGGTGTACAAGGTCTCCGTGCATCCCGACGACGTGGGCAAGGTGATCGGCAAACAGGGCCGCACGGCCAAGGCGCTGCGTACCGTGGTGAGCGGTGTGGCGGCGCGGGAAGGGAAGCGGGTGAGCGTGGACATCCTGTGA
- a CDS encoding YlqD family protein: MRIRRPVQVKLILTEPTRNRFLGEIEEQVKRLRMELEQLQFQGKKLLSDAQRRGPAAVEMVRERLAREERARRERIEALKAQAEQLRALPEGSEVLYTTVESDVEIRVGDDWNALMSGAEIVIKDGVVVAIRDGRMPHGTETV; encoded by the coding sequence ATGCGAATCCGCAGGCCGGTTCAGGTAAAACTGATCTTGACCGAACCGACGCGCAACCGTTTTCTTGGGGAGATTGAGGAGCAGGTGAAGCGGCTGCGCATGGAGCTGGAGCAGCTGCAGTTCCAGGGGAAGAAGCTGTTGTCCGATGCCCAGCGAAGGGGGCCAGCCGCTGTGGAGATGGTTCGGGAACGCCTGGCGCGGGAAGAGCGGGCGCGCCGGGAGCGCATCGAGGCGCTGAAGGCGCAGGCCGAGCAGTTGCGCGCGCTGCCCGAGGGAAGCGAGGTTCTCTACACCACGGTGGAGAGCGACGTGGAGATTCGCGTCGGCGACGACTGGAACGCCCTGATGAGTGGGGCCGAGATCGTCATCAAGGACGGCGTCGTCGTCGCCATCCGAGACGGGAGGATGCCGCATG
- the rpsP gene encoding 30S ribosomal protein S16 encodes MAVKIRLKRMGAKKKPFYRIVVADSRAPRDGRFIEEIGYYNPVTEPAEIKINEEKAIKWLLTGAQPTDTARSLLSKAGILKKVHEIKYENKQ; translated from the coding sequence ATGGCTGTCAAAATTCGTCTGAAGCGCATGGGCGCCAAGAAGAAGCCCTTTTACCGCATCGTCGTGGCCGACTCCCGCGCGCCGCGCGACGGCCGCTTCATCGAGGAGATCGGCTACTACAACCCGGTGACCGAGCCGGCCGAGATCAAGATCAACGAAGAGAAGGCGATCAAGTGGCTCCTCACCGGGGCGCAGCCGACGGACACGGCGCGCAGCTTGCTGAGCAAGGCCGGCATCCTGAAGAAGGTGCACGAGATCAAGTACGAAAACAAACAGTAA